ACTTATTCAATCCGCGATATAGGTCCGGCAGGTGGTCTGATTTTTTATGACAAAGGAAATTATTCCGGTGATCCAAGCTGGCGGTACCTGGAGGCTGCCCCCAGTGATCAAAGTACCGGCACTGTATGGGGGTGTTATGAAACCGAAATAACAGGTGCTGACGGCTCTCTGGTGGGTACCGGAAAACAAAATACCATGGATATTTTAGCAGAATGCACCACTGATGATATCGCCGCTGACCAATGCAGAGATTGCACTTTAGGAGGTTATAATGACTGGTTTTTACCTTCAAAAGATGAATTGTATTGGATACGCGCAAACCTGAAAGATGCCGGAGTTGGTAATTTTGAATCTAACTACTATTGGAGTTCATCTGAGTTTGATGTTAGCCTTGCCTGGGACCAATCCTTCGGCACCGGAACCTACTATCTCAGCAGTAAGAATATCAACTTACGGGTTCGGGCTGTCCGTGCTTTTTAACTATTTATTCGATCAGTTGAGCAAAGAATATATAAGAGGTTGATATGGGAAGGTAAATTGGGTCAACAGATCAAAGTTTTCTCAATTTTATTAACTGTTAGGGGCAAAACCAGTCCTGCCAATAATAATAAGCCTCCGGTAAATATGAAAACGGCTGGCAGACTGAAGGCTATCATTATAAATCCACCGGAAATAGGACCTAATACATTACCCAGGTAGGTAGTACTGTTAGCAAACCCAAAAACTTTTCCCCGATGTTCGGAAGGAGTTGAAAGTCCGATAATGGTATTGGCAATAGGAATGATGGCTCCATAAAAAAGACCCAAACCAACCCTCAATAAGATTAGCTGAGTAGTATTGGTAACGAAAGCATGAGACAAAAAGAAAAGACCTGTTCCCAAAAGACTGATGGTTAAAAGGAAATTACTCGGTTTTTTTTCAATTAACCTACCTACATTTATTGAAGAAAAAGCACTCATTAAACCGGTTATAGCAAACATTAATCCGGTAAAAGTAGAAACGATTTTTGGATTTGATACAATGGTTTCCATAAAGAAAGGAAAAATAGGGCCAATAATCTGGACCGAAAACTGCACTAAAAACAGTATAAAAAACATAACAAGTAATTGCCCATTATTAAAAAGTAAGGAAACTCTTTTTTTAAAGGAGACCGTCTGTTTCTTACTGGCTGAAGGTGAAAATTTTTCTTCTACCAAGAAAAAGATTAGCCATCCGGCGAGAAAGAGCAGGAAAGCGGTAATTCGAAAAGAATTTCGGAAACCTAAAGTATCAGCCGAAACACCCCCTAATAAAGGTCCCAAAAAATTACCTAAGAAAAATCCGGTCTGTAATAATCCCAGACTAAATCCCATCTTTTTTGAAGGGGAACTTGCAGAAACCAAGGCATTACAAGCGGCAATTGTACCGGTTAGAACACCCTGCATGATACGGATAAGCAATAATTGATAGACGTTAGTTGCTAAGGCCATCAAAAATACCGAGATAGCTCCTCCGAACATGGCTCTCTCTATC
This genomic interval from Candidatus Atribacteria bacterium contains the following:
- a CDS encoding MFS transporter, whose protein sequence is METWKKNLYVIFFAEMIVVTGMTFVIPFLPFYVKELGIINIEQAARWSGWLMGAPALAMIIVSPFWGSLADRVGRKPMIERAMFGGAISVFLMALATNVYQLLLIRIMQGVLTGTIAACNALVSASSPSKKMGFSLGLLQTGFFLGNFLGPLLGGVSADTLGFRNSFRITAFLLFLAGWLIFFLVEEKFSPSASKKQTVSFKKRVSLLFNNGQLLVMFFILFLVQFSVQIIGPIFPFFMETIVSNPKIVSTFTGLMFAITGLMSAFSSINVGRLIEKKPSNFLLTISLLGTGLFFLSHAFVTNTTQLILLRVGLGLFYGAIIPIANTIIGLSTPSEHRGKVFGFANSTTYLGNVLGPISGGFIMIAFSLPAVFIFTGGLLLLAGLVLPLTVNKIEKTLIC